In the Drosophila willistoni isolate 14030-0811.24 chromosome 3R, UCI_dwil_1.1, whole genome shotgun sequence genome, TCAAATCTTTTCTATCTGATATACACATATAGGGGTTTAACTTTGTTATAATAATCCTCTAGAATGTTAATTGTTTAGTTGGCATACCCTGCGTATACGTTTTTTCTCCAAATAAACGATTGAGCTATTAGAGCTCATTTTTCTACACTAACAATAAGATCAAATCGAAATACATCTTTTTGGATGAGTTAACactaaaatatatagaatcattaataaaataaattcttatatgtattTAACAATAACTAAATAttaactaacaataagtattAGAAACAAATGCCTTTTACTGATAGTCAAAATAGTCTATGCCAATCTCTTTTAGAGATGAATTGGTTAATTGTTAATATCGATAATTATAATTAAGGTCGTGTTGAAATAAAAAGCAGTATTAACCCTTTGGTTAAATGCCTAACcaatttttagttaataaATTGTAAGCAAACCCGTAGAAAGACCATTTGTAAGTATATATTTTCCCAGTGAATAGTGAGTCATTAAATTAGCTGTAGAATTGGTTAATGGCAAACCGAAAAATGATTAACTCTTTACTACACTCAATAAATACATAcctaaatatatttaacagGTGGATGTAGGTGCCCAGGTGTTATATGGAGATAAAGTATAAATTGAACtcttgttagcgataagtgcCGATTAGTAGAAAGAGccacctacatacatacttgtGCCCATATGCCCAAATAGACGGAGAAATGTTTGATTAAGTATCCACTACTAAATGGCTAAACTTTGTGCAACCATAAAAATTCACTTTCCGTTAAGCGTTGCAAGCCAAGTTTAGGGATTTTCCGGTACCTGGCCAACAGTTATCGCTCATATAGAATGTCATGTTTCCATGGtagcatatacatatgcagaTAAGATTAGTCTAATCAAACACTTGTTACATTTTGCTTAGAGCTACCGTTGGCCATCTGGATTGATATAGTTGGTTAGTTGCCAATTGACTTTGTATTCAAGCAGTTTAGAAACAGGAAtcgaaaataatataaaaagaaaatgttaaatttgaaaaCGTTGCTGGCCCTTGTGGTCCTTTGTGCCATAGTTAAACCAAAAGGtataccaaacaaaaaataacaacaaaattttatttacctGAAACTTATTTGCGAGCAATGTCCGATAATTGAATTAAAGCCGTCGCCGTTTTCGACACCAAGGGATTGGCGGGGCAGGAGTGGGCTGCGGCTGCGGCCTATCAAATGGGTCAAATTGGAATACAAATAGTATAAAACGGCAGCAGTCATAACATTAAAGAAAACGAAGTAATTAGTGCAAACACAATCAAGGTCAAGTGCTTTGTCCTATTGACCCAAACCCTAGCCTACCGCCTAAGCCTAAGCCATTCCTCTGCCTCCCCCCTCGAAcgcttttcttaataactaacCAAAAACCACGATATCAACCGCTCCAAGGTCTTTTCGCATGCCACGGAAAATGGAAATTAAAGTGGAAAAGtgagaagagagagagagagagagagcaagtgAGTGAGAGCATTTTACTATTGTTGTCGGAGTCACAACTGTTTTGCATGGAAATTTCTATAGCTCATCCGGAAGTTGttggcgtatacgtaataaaTTTTACTCGGACACTTGCGTGCTACCGCTAAATATgcagcaaaaaacaaaaagaagaaaacttgagaataaaatttttgtttttttttttctacaatttttttctttaccatTGCCATGTGTGGAGCTACGACTCAGATTGTCAAAGGTTTTGGaatcaatttcaaattgattATGGTGAATTATAAAATGAATGAAGGTTACCTTTCAcattttctccttttttgtAAAGCATTTTAAGACACgctataaatatttacatatattttcaaCGCACAATTACTTGGGATATTAGAAAATTCAACATAGAAAAACTATTCTAATCATTTGTAGGCGACGGCGGCGTTTTGGCCGTCTTTTGGCCATGTGAAAGTCAAGAAGACTGCACAGCTGACGGCTCCATTTGTGATCCGGACTCAAGCCAGTGCACCTGCTCCACATTTGATACGGTCTTCTCGGAGAACTTTACGGAATGCCTGACGACGTCCCAAATTGGTGACACATGCAGCGATTCCGTTCAATGCAATCTTATGCCAACTGGAGCAAATTGTAAAGCGGGGCTCTGCGATTGCGCCGATGGCCAAACCTATTTGCGTGGCAAGTGTAGGCCATTAAATGGACTTGGCGAGTCCTGCGATAGGGTAAGCCAAACGGTAACCAACTTCTAGCCATCTTCTCATCACTTTAATTTAAGGACTTGGACTGCTATTTTGGTTACGATCGAGCTTCAGTGAGCTGTCAGGAAAACGTTTGCGCCTGTGCAAATGGCTATTATCACAGATATGGCAACATTTGTCGTCGCAAATCAATGGGTAAGTTGGGTCACCGAAGAATCTTTCATTACAATTACATATAATGCCAATTGGTTTTTGttagaaaaaaatgaagcCTGCGTCGTGGATGAGGATTGTGATGCATTGGGGTCAAATGCCGCTTGCGTGAGCCTAATTTGCACCTATGAGGATGAGATAACCACACCTGGTGTCGATGAACCTGCCACCGATACGACTGAACCAAATAATACCGAGGagacagaaacaacaacaacaacaacaaccacatcatcatcatcatctacaGCAGCGGCAACTGCACATCGTTCAGAcaccttctcctcctcctatCCAAGAATATTGCAAACCAAAGCCTTTGTTCATTCCCCGCCACCACCGCCTAAATATATTGATGCAAGCGCTCAGGTTTCATTATCACTCCAACTCCCATTGACCAATGGCGAAGCAGAGGGCCTGATTTCACCTCGTCGCCGTTCCCATGAAATCGCCGTCCAGACTAGCATCGAGAATTACGAACTGAAGGATTTGGAGCCACGTAGTGTGAGAAATGTtggcaccaccaccaccacggCCTCGACCAGCACCAGCAGCCGTCGCACCTCAACCAGAAATCTTAACCATCGACGACGATTGCCCGCCCTCTTGCACTTTGATGACGAAGATGTTAAAACCTATTCCACACTGGGTTCAAGCCGAGATGACGACGATGCCgatgaaaaaaaatgtaagtaCAAGAAACCAAGTTTCAGCTTTAGGCAATTTTAACAGATCCTTTGGGACAGAAACTTTAAGGCTAGTCGGTGGCTCAGTGTAGACCTTCAAAATCTACATACTATAAGGCTTAAGTAAATGTATACTAGAAATTTTCAGAAGGAGCTTCGTTTTTGATAAGCAGTCCTTTAAAATAAGATATCCCATTGCTCCCCTatttcttttaacttggaTATTGATATTGTGGATAGCCCTATCActtagatagatagatatatagatagatagatagatatatattcTGTGAACTGACAATTCAACATCTAGAGAAACTAGACATTTTAATCATTCTATATCAAACATATCCAATTTTATTTGTGGAGCTTCTTGCCGCCTTAGAAATTCCTGAAGAATGTATTTGAAGAAATGGAACAGATATCTTTTAAGGAAGATATTTTTTGTAGGATTCTTTAGGGAGTTTCGAACTAGCTAtccttatatgtatatttatgtgtgaAATTGAGGAAGAAGGAACAGAATTGGTAAGACAAACTACATATTTTAGCTGAAAGACTGCAATTTTAATTCTGCCGACATAAAAGTCGGGGAAAAGTCTTTGGGGAATTCTTGTACATAGAAAGCATCATTTTTTCCCCTGCATGATTTAGATACCagataacaaatttttaaatctaAGCCATGCATATAAaactttattaattttatgaagtttttgccacatttaaccCAAAGAAGTTTTGAAAATGGTTTTAAAATTGATCAAGTTTTGCCTCAGATTTGAACATGAAACCCTTTAAAGAGAGTTTTGCCCCTAAAAGGCATATATTTATAC is a window encoding:
- the LOC6647611 gene encoding prion-like-(Q/N-rich) domain-bearing protein 25 codes for the protein MLNLKTLLALVVLCAIVKPKGDGGVLAVFWPCESQEDCTADGSICDPDSSQCTCSTFDTVFSENFTECLTTSQIGDTCSDSVQCNLMPTGANCKAGLCDCADGQTYLRGKCRPLNGLGESCDRDLDCYFGYDRASVSCQENVCACANGYYHRYGNICRRKSMEKNEACVVDEDCDALGSNAACVSLICTYEDEITTPGVDEPATDTTEPNNTEETETTTTTTTTSSSSSTAAATAHRSDTFSSSYPRILQTKAFVHSPPPPPKYIDASAQVSLSLQLPLTNGEAEGLISPRRRSHEIAVQTSIENYELKDLEPRSVRNVGTTTTTASTSTSSRRTSTRNLNHRRRLPALLHFDDEDVKTYSTLGSSRDDDDADEKKYGSSCTDNGKSCSGLPHSICTNKICLCRQGYYAKNGKCFAELGEIAESTDECEYEFDDLSKTCICQKNYFYERDLRNCRKPIQYHLSCTSNSQCSPFGASYCHPEIPRRCTCEEYAIYDAIKQLCEYKEGLGAECESNDGCPVDHSVCSNRLCVCRENYIEKDETCVPGIDAECLEDDDCVADNAVCNTKESEDLEATRSCQCRKGYVHFKDECLKEAEELDDECVEDEQCKPLLATCNKDGKCACTDEQHEKNGRCETKRELGESCDKAVECFVEKDPENVECRNSVCQCKIGYQANTGQNQCIRVMPNKKNSSGRPSALKIITFALIGSAFLITSAAIKQAYY